From one Solanum stenotomum isolate F172 chromosome 12, ASM1918654v1, whole genome shotgun sequence genomic stretch:
- the LOC125847546 gene encoding homeobox-leucine zipper protein ATHB-40-like, whose protein sequence is MNNDDQMLHISQYYSGIYTQQLTQQGEGKPKRRRKKSKGDDVNGAMMMMMRKRKLSDEQVNLLEQSFGHEHKLESERKDKLASELGLDPRQVTVWFQNRRARWKSKKLEEEYSKLKNEHETNIVDKCRLENEVLKLKEQMCEAEKEIQRLLTERDGVSINSPTTSSLSMEAAMDPPFLGEFGFDNSFYGPSHEGLEWVNNLYNMPYHM, encoded by the exons TAATGATGATCAAATGTTACACATTTCTCAGTACTATTCTGGTATCTATACTCAACAGTTAACTCAACAAG GAGAGGGTAAAccgaagaggagaagaaagaagagcaAAGGAGATGATGTAAACGGggcgatgatgatgatgatgaggaagAGGAAACTAAGTGACGAACAAGTGAATTTGCTCGAACAAAGTTTTGGACATGAACACAAATTGGAGTCGGAGAGGAAAGACAAACTTGCCTCGGAGCTAGGACTAGACCCGAGGCAAGTAACTGTGTGGTTCCAAAACAGAAGGGCTCGATGGAAGAGCAAGAAGTTAGAGGAAGAATACTCTAAGTTGAAGAATGAACATGAGACTAATATTGTTGACAAATGTCGTCTTGAAAATGAG GTATTGAAGCTAAAGGAACAGATGTGTGAAGCGGAGAAGGAGATACAACGGCTATTGACGGAGCGCGACGGCGTTTCGATCAATAGCCCAACAACTTCATCACTCTCAATGGAAGCAGCCATGGATCCTCCTTTTCTAGGGGAGTTTGGGTTTGATAATAGTTTTTATGGGCCTAGTCATGAAGGATTGGAATGGGTTAATAACCTGTACAATATGCCATATCATATGTGA